Proteins encoded by one window of Fischerella sp. PCC 9605:
- a CDS encoding DMT family transporter, which translates to MAWTLLFAAGILEIAMAASLKYSKGWTRFEPSALGIGAAIASFYLLTLALRDLPIGTAYAVWTGIGTVGVALIGIVMFGESASSIRLALIGLILAGMIGLKLIET; encoded by the coding sequence ATGGCTTGGACTCTACTATTCGCGGCTGGCATCCTCGAGATTGCGATGGCGGCCTCGCTCAAATACAGCAAGGGCTGGACCCGATTTGAACCCAGTGCATTGGGTATTGGTGCGGCGATTGCCAGCTTCTATCTGCTCACGCTTGCCCTTCGGGATCTACCGATCGGCACCGCCTACGCCGTATGGACCGGAATTGGCACCGTAGGCGTAGCGCTGATCGGCATCGTCATGTTTGGTGAGAGCGCTTCATCCATAAGACTTGCGCTCATCGGGCTCATACTTGCTGGGATGATCGGCCTTAAACTCATCGAGACGTGA
- the psaB gene encoding photosystem I core protein PsaB, with product MATKFPKFSQDLANDPTTRRIFYAIATAHDFESHDGMTEENLYQRIFASHFGHLAIIFLWASGILFHVAWQGNFEVWIKDPVHVRPIAHAIWDAQFGPGAIKAFTQAGARNPVDICYSGVYHWWYTIGLRTNTELYVGALFLILLAAVFLFAGWLHLQPRYRPNLGWFKNSEARLNHHLAGLFGVSSLAWAGHLVHVAIPESRGQHVGWDNFLSTPPHPAGLWAFFTGNWGAYAQNPDTAQHVFSTSQGAGTAILTFLGGFHPQTQSLWLTDMAHHHLAIAVVLIIAGHMYRTNWRIGHNIKEMMDSKTFFGRKVEGPFNLPHQGLYETVNNSLHFQLSLALACLGVASSLTAQHMYSMPPYAFIAKDFTTMAALYTHHQYIAGFLMVGAFSHAAIFWIKDYDPEQNKGNVLERVLKHKEAIIAHLSWVSLFLGFHTLGLYVHNDVEVAFGAADKQILIEPVFAQFIQSANGKILYGFHTLLSNPDSIAFTAWPNHANVWLPGWLDAINDGTNSLFLTIGPGDFYVHHAIALGLHVTTLILVKGALDARGSKLMPDKKDFGYAFPCDGPGRGGTCDISAWDASYLAVFWMLNTLGWVTFYWHWKHLSIWQGNVAQFNESSTYLMGWFRDYLWANSAQLINGYNPYGTSNLAVWAWMFLFGHLAWAVSFMFLITWRGYWQELIETLAWAHEQTPLSFGYWRDKPVALSIVQARLVGLTHFTVGYIATYGAFLIASTASKFGQ from the coding sequence ATGGCTACTAAATTCCCAAAATTTAGCCAAGACCTTGCTAATGACCCGACAACGCGGCGCATTTTCTATGCGATCGCTACTGCTCACGATTTTGAAAGTCATGATGGGATGACCGAGGAAAATCTCTATCAAAGGATTTTTGCCTCTCACTTTGGTCATCTAGCAATTATTTTTCTGTGGGCGTCGGGGATTTTGTTCCACGTTGCTTGGCAAGGTAATTTTGAGGTATGGATTAAAGACCCTGTGCATGTGCGTCCCATTGCTCACGCGATTTGGGATGCTCAATTTGGGCCAGGAGCTATTAAAGCTTTCACCCAAGCAGGAGCGAGGAACCCCGTAGATATTTGCTATTCTGGTGTCTACCACTGGTGGTACACTATCGGACTCCGCACAAATACTGAGCTGTATGTTGGTGCATTGTTCCTAATTCTGCTAGCGGCAGTCTTCTTGTTTGCAGGCTGGTTACATTTACAACCTAGATATCGTCCTAATCTGGGTTGGTTCAAAAATTCAGAAGCTCGCTTAAATCACCACTTAGCAGGTTTGTTTGGTGTTAGCTCTTTAGCTTGGGCTGGTCATTTAGTACACGTTGCTATCCCCGAATCTCGCGGACAACATGTGGGCTGGGATAACTTCTTATCTACCCCACCCCATCCCGCTGGTTTGTGGGCATTTTTCACGGGTAATTGGGGAGCATACGCTCAAAACCCTGATACCGCCCAGCATGTATTTAGTACTTCTCAAGGTGCAGGCACAGCAATTCTCACGTTCTTAGGTGGTTTCCATCCCCAGACGCAATCACTGTGGCTGACGGATATGGCACACCATCATTTAGCGATCGCAGTCGTATTAATTATTGCGGGTCACATGTACCGCACTAACTGGCGTATCGGTCACAACATCAAAGAAATGATGGACTCTAAAACTTTCTTTGGTAGAAAAGTTGAAGGTCCATTTAATCTACCTCACCAAGGGCTGTACGAAACAGTAAACAATTCTCTGCATTTCCAACTCTCTTTGGCACTAGCTTGTCTAGGTGTTGCCAGTTCTTTGACGGCACAGCACATGTATTCCATGCCGCCTTATGCTTTTATCGCCAAGGATTTTACCACAATGGCGGCATTATACACGCATCATCAGTATATTGCCGGCTTCTTAATGGTGGGGGCATTTTCCCATGCTGCCATCTTCTGGATTAAAGATTACGACCCAGAACAGAATAAAGGTAATGTCCTAGAGCGAGTGTTGAAGCACAAAGAAGCCATTATTGCTCATCTAAGTTGGGTATCGCTATTCTTAGGCTTCCATACCTTGGGTCTATACGTCCACAACGATGTAGAAGTAGCCTTTGGTGCGGCTGATAAGCAAATCTTGATTGAGCCGGTGTTTGCTCAGTTTATCCAGTCGGCAAACGGTAAGATTTTGTATGGGTTTCATACACTGCTGTCAAACCCAGATAGTATTGCTTTCACAGCATGGCCCAACCATGCCAACGTCTGGTTGCCGGGATGGTTGGATGCTATCAACGATGGCACTAACTCATTGTTCTTGACTATTGGCCCGGGTGACTTTTATGTTCATCATGCGATCGCTCTCGGTTTGCATGTCACCACCTTGATATTAGTGAAAGGTGCGTTAGATGCTCGTGGTTCCAAGCTAATGCCCGATAAAAAAGATTTTGGCTACGCCTTTCCTTGTGATGGGCCTGGTCGGGGTGGCACTTGTGATATCTCAGCTTGGGATGCATCTTACCTCGCCGTCTTCTGGATGCTTAACACTCTGGGTTGGGTAACGTTCTACTGGCATTGGAAGCATCTATCTATCTGGCAAGGGAATGTCGCTCAATTCAACGAATCTTCTACCTATCTCATGGGTTGGTTCCGAGACTACCTCTGGGCAAACTCCGCTCAGTTGATTAACGGCTATAACCCCTATGGGACTAGTAACTTAGCTGTTTGGGCTTGGATGTTCCTGTTTGGACACTTAGCTTGGGCTGTTAGCTTTATGTTCCTAATTACATGGCGGGGTTACTGGCAAGAGTTAATCGAAACTCTGGCTTGGGCACACGAACAAACGCCCCTATCCTTTGGCTACTGGAGAGATAAACCCGTTGCTTTGTCAATTGTTCAGGCTCGTTTAGTCGGCTTAACTCACTTTACTGTTGGTTATATCGCCACCTACGGAGCCTTTTTAATTGCCTCAACAGCAAGTAAGTTTGGTCAATGA
- a CDS encoding LemA family protein: MNAMKNADNRIPEEIAPEVLELASRYYADYTQSYSASELVAAGKEVDIPAEFIQKAIREVQAKREQKQQQQKRLAHLRQQLLLIGAGIIAALTVWSAWTYNSLQSSNARVEAAWAQVENQLQRRADLIPNLVSVTQAYAKQEKELVSLLVQSRQAYLQAATPNEKAAATVQINQAIDRFQDYAAANPQLRSSQLFTNLQYELAGTENRLAVERMRYNQAVQAYNQKIQSFPNLLVAGPFGFEKKPFFQATNTDVPKIPSE, encoded by the coding sequence ATGAATGCTATGAAAAATGCAGATAATAGAATTCCTGAAGAGATTGCCCCAGAAGTATTAGAACTAGCCTCGCGGTACTATGCCGATTACACCCAAAGCTACTCGGCTTCGGAACTAGTGGCAGCAGGTAAAGAAGTCGATATTCCCGCCGAGTTTATTCAAAAGGCAATTCGAGAGGTGCAGGCAAAACGCGAGCAAAAGCAACAGCAACAAAAGCGACTAGCGCATCTGCGGCAACAACTGTTGCTAATTGGTGCAGGCATTATTGCAGCGTTGACTGTCTGGAGTGCTTGGACTTACAACTCTCTACAAAGTAGTAACGCCAGAGTTGAGGCAGCATGGGCGCAAGTAGAAAATCAACTCCAGCGCCGTGCCGATCTCATTCCCAACCTTGTCAGCGTTACGCAAGCTTATGCCAAACAAGAAAAAGAGTTAGTTTCTTTACTGGTGCAATCCCGGCAGGCTTATTTGCAGGCAGCGACTCCCAATGAAAAAGCTGCCGCGACAGTACAAATAAATCAAGCGATCGATCGCTTCCAAGATTATGCTGCTGCCAATCCCCAGTTGCGTTCTAGCCAACTGTTTACCAATCTCCAATATGAGCTAGCTGGCACAGAAAACCGCCTAGCCGTAGAACGGATGCGCTACAACCAGGCAGTGCAAGCCTATAACCAGAAAATTCAGAGTTTTCCCAACTTGCTTGTAGCCGGGCCTTTTGGGTTTGAGAAGAAACCCTTCTTCCAGGCTACGAATACCGATGTTCCCAAAATCCCAAGCGAATAA
- a CDS encoding YybH family protein has product MGAPSPELVDLWLARAFNTQDIEAAAAMYHPEASVVRLEQVHGSDIVARGADGIRETMAGYIGLKPHMDVVVHHTTVSGDFALCRSQWRIAGSDKNGKPIEVHHHGMEVMRRLPNGEWVFFIDHPWGADASWAIDRPPHTDGG; this is encoded by the coding sequence ATGGGCGCACCCTCACCGGAACTCGTCGATCTCTGGCTCGCGAGAGCCTTCAACACACAGGATATCGAAGCCGCCGCGGCAATGTATCACCCGGAGGCGAGCGTCGTACGCCTGGAACAGGTGCATGGCAGTGACATCGTGGCGCGCGGTGCCGATGGCATCCGCGAGACCATGGCGGGTTACATCGGGCTGAAGCCGCACATGGACGTGGTCGTGCACCACACGACCGTGTCGGGCGATTTTGCGCTGTGCCGATCGCAGTGGCGGATCGCGGGTAGCGATAAAAATGGCAAGCCTATCGAAGTCCATCACCATGGCATGGAGGTCATGCGCCGCCTGCCGAACGGCGAGTGGGTCTTCTTCATCGATCATCCGTGGGGGGCGGACGCCTCCTGGGCGATCGATCGGCCGCCGCACACGGACGGAGGATAG
- a CDS encoding SCO5389 family protein, protein MSLNVNVHLIDQAKAGKVNEAEFVDTIRESLPYAWGIVESLAERLARGEEWANHCVAPPTEKHRAQLLRMMGGDAIRGAVERYFGIKLAFQNCHNVAAFRPENLDSSAYLNFISIESQILNQTPELVDC, encoded by the coding sequence ATGTCACTGAATGTTAACGTGCATCTCATTGACCAAGCGAAAGCAGGTAAAGTTAACGAAGCAGAGTTTGTTGACACAATTAGAGAATCATTACCTTATGCCTGGGGAATTGTAGAAAGCCTTGCAGAGCGTCTAGCAAGAGGAGAAGAATGGGCTAATCATTGCGTTGCACCGCCAACAGAAAAACACAGAGCGCAACTATTACGTATGATGGGTGGAGATGCAATTCGTGGAGCAGTTGAACGTTATTTTGGAATAAAATTGGCATTTCAAAATTGCCATAACGTTGCTGCTTTTCGCCCAGAAAATCTAGACTCTTCTGCCTACCTAAATTTCATTTCAATTGAAAGCCAAATTCTCAACCAAACACCCGAATTAGTAGACTGCTAA
- the csaB gene encoding polysaccharide pyruvyl transferase CsaB → MRALLSGYYGQGNGGDEALLATLLQMLPPDVTPVVLSGNLEETQRRYDVETYERMAFLPLIQALRSCDALIWGGGSLIQDATSAISPFYYGGMMTLAQKMGLKTVAWAQGIGPLRRSATRWLARQTFAGCTKVSVRDRASASLLSDWQIPHLLAPDPVWALESKPVPGLWDLPAPRVALTLRSHPQLTPTRLSNLTRALVDFQKATQTFIILLPFQQRQDLSIAQAIQPALKDVSKILSLEEPQLLKGVFRGIEMTIGMRLHSLIMAASEGCRCFALSYDPKVNRLMEDLDMPGWDLANLPDDANVISKAWIEHYANGDPLSSEKIQFFVDRALIHREVLYQALGENR, encoded by the coding sequence ATGCGGGCGCTATTATCTGGGTATTACGGTCAAGGAAATGGTGGCGATGAAGCTTTGTTGGCAACGCTACTGCAAATGTTGCCACCTGATGTTACGCCTGTGGTTCTTTCTGGCAATCTCGAAGAAACCCAGAGACGTTATGATGTGGAAACCTACGAACGCATGGCTTTTTTACCCCTCATACAAGCTTTGCGTTCTTGTGATGCTTTAATCTGGGGTGGTGGTAGTTTAATCCAAGATGCTACCAGTGCCATCAGCCCATTTTATTATGGGGGCATGATGACATTAGCCCAAAAAATGGGATTGAAAACTGTTGCTTGGGCGCAGGGAATTGGCCCTTTGCGACGTTCAGCGACTCGTTGGTTAGCACGGCAAACTTTTGCAGGTTGCACAAAAGTCAGTGTACGCGATCGCGCTTCTGCAAGTTTACTTTCAGATTGGCAAATTCCCCATCTCCTAGCACCCGATCCGGTTTGGGCGTTAGAGTCTAAACCAGTACCCGGACTTTGGGATTTACCTGCGCCGAGGGTAGCGCTAACATTGCGATCGCATCCCCAATTGACACCGACTCGCCTTAGTAACCTAACTCGCGCATTAGTAGATTTTCAAAAAGCTACGCAAACTTTTATTATCTTGCTGCCATTCCAGCAACGCCAAGATTTGAGTATAGCCCAAGCAATTCAACCAGCCCTTAAAGATGTTAGCAAAATTCTATCTCTAGAAGAACCGCAACTTTTAAAAGGTGTATTTCGCGGTATTGAAATGACCATTGGCATGCGCCTGCACAGTTTGATTATGGCAGCAAGTGAAGGGTGTCGCTGTTTTGCCCTCAGTTACGATCCCAAGGTGAATAGGTTGATGGAAGATTTGGATATGCCAGGATGGGATTTGGCGAATTTACCAGATGATGCCAATGTTATTAGTAAAGCTTGGATTGAGCATTATGCTAATGGCGATCCGCTTTCATCAGAAAAAATTCAGTTTTTCGTGGATCGGGCGTTGATCCATCGTGAGGTGTTGTACCAAGCACTGGGTGAAAATAGATAG
- a CDS encoding TPM domain-containing protein has product MKLNLLKPKPTFWVSLLGSVVFLFPFPSLALTVQEVPNPRQNNGGWVTDMAGILTDKTETQINQMISQLEAKYGTEMAVVTVPKTAPADSPKQFATELFNYWGIGKKGQENGVLFLISVGDRRVEIETGYGVEAILPDAKVGNIIDTQIIPRFKKGDFEGGTLAGTRALVVILESDRAVSANRVKTPNQVATPNVETSQDGTVPWGLLAAGGGILVLVVGGAVYLIRPGKIFIAPEGRTRISGGDRIFLCADCQQPMEKVDATTVESYLSKPEKVAQKLGSVRFEGWRCPNCSQKLTGTGFHIVAHESHSSRFRKCPHCQELTVTHSERTVKSPTQFSSGRRLIVDDCHSCSYHYQHEEIIPRLPPPPPPPPPSSSSWGGFSGGGGSFGGGSSGGGGAGGSW; this is encoded by the coding sequence ATGAAGTTGAATTTACTAAAACCAAAACCTACTTTTTGGGTTAGTTTATTAGGTTCTGTCGTTTTTCTGTTTCCTTTTCCCAGTTTAGCCTTGACTGTCCAAGAAGTTCCCAATCCCCGGCAAAATAATGGCGGTTGGGTAACTGATATGGCAGGAATTCTTACAGATAAGACAGAAACCCAAATAAATCAGATGATTTCGCAGTTAGAGGCTAAATATGGTACAGAAATGGCGGTGGTAACTGTGCCAAAAACAGCCCCTGCTGACTCTCCGAAACAATTCGCAACGGAACTTTTTAATTACTGGGGGATTGGCAAGAAAGGACAAGAGAATGGTGTACTGTTTTTGATTTCAGTAGGCGATCGCCGAGTGGAAATTGAGACGGGTTACGGCGTGGAAGCGATTTTGCCCGATGCCAAGGTAGGCAACATTATTGATACCCAAATTATCCCGCGATTTAAAAAAGGAGATTTTGAAGGTGGCACGCTAGCGGGAACGAGAGCGCTGGTAGTTATTCTAGAGTCCGATCGGGCAGTTTCTGCAAACAGGGTAAAAACTCCAAATCAAGTAGCAACTCCGAACGTAGAAACATCTCAAGATGGTACTGTCCCTTGGGGATTGCTAGCAGCCGGAGGGGGAATATTGGTACTAGTGGTAGGCGGTGCTGTTTACCTGATACGTCCTGGTAAAATTTTCATTGCACCGGAAGGACGTACGCGCATCAGTGGTGGCGATCGCATTTTTTTGTGTGCTGATTGCCAACAGCCGATGGAAAAAGTAGATGCAACTACAGTTGAATCATATCTGAGCAAACCAGAGAAAGTAGCGCAAAAACTAGGAAGTGTCAGATTTGAGGGTTGGAGATGTCCCAATTGCAGTCAAAAGCTAACTGGTACAGGATTCCACATTGTCGCCCATGAGTCCCATTCATCTCGATTTAGGAAATGCCCTCACTGTCAAGAATTAACTGTCACCCACAGCGAAAGAACTGTCAAATCACCTACGCAATTTAGTTCTGGAAGACGCCTAATCGTTGATGATTGCCACAGTTGTTCTTATCACTACCAACATGAGGAAATAATTCCTCGCTTACCTCCGCCTCCTCCGCCTCCTCCTCCCAGTAGCAGTTCATGGGGTGGCTTTAGTGGCGGTGGTGGTAGTTTTGGGGGTGGCAGTAGCGGCGGTGGTGGTGCTGGTGGTAGCTGGTAA
- the psaA gene encoding photosystem I core protein PsaA: protein MTLTPEREQKATVVVDNDPVSTSFQKWSQPGHFDRTLAKGPKTTTWIWNLHANAHDFDTHTSDLEDISRKIFAAHFGHLAVVFIWLSGMYFHGARFSNFEAWMANPTGIKPSAQVVWPIFGQEILNGDMGGGFHGIQITSGLFQMWRAAGFTNTFQLYCTAIGALVMAALMLFAGWFHYHKRAPKLEWFQNTQSMLNHHLAGLLGLGSLGWTGHLIHVSLPTNKLLDAGVALNDIPLPHEFILNPSLMSELYPHVDWGFVKGVLPFFTLQWENFTDFLTFKGGLNPVTGGLWLTDVAHHHLAIAVMFIIAGHMYRTNWGIGHSIKEMLDDARTPNMLPFLSFIGPVGHKGLFEVLTTSWHAQLSINLAMLGSLSIIIAHHMYAMPPYPYLATDYATVVSLFTHHVWIGGFLIVGGAAHAAIYMVRDYDPEQNFNNVLDRVLRHRDAIISHLAWVCQFLGFHSFAMYCHNDTMRAFGRPQDMFSDTGIQLQPVFAQWLQHIHTMTIGNPALQVAAPLGDAFGGLRNLELTGLGTAAPNLHEPVSYAFGGGVVAVGGKVAMMPITLGTADFLIHHIHAFTIHVTVLVLLKGVLFARSSRLIPDKANLGFRFPCDGPGRGGTCQVSAWDHVFLGLFWMYNSLSMVIFHFFWKMQSDVWGTVGADGVVTHITGGNFATSSITNNGWLRDFLWAQSTQVITSYNTSLSAYGLMFLGGHFIFGFSLMFLFSGRGYWQELIESIVWAHNKLKVAPAIQPRALSIIHGRAVGVAHYLLGGIVTTWAFFLARMTAFG from the coding sequence ATGACTCTTACGCCAGAGCGAGAGCAAAAGGCGACGGTTGTAGTTGATAACGATCCAGTGTCTACTTCTTTTCAGAAGTGGTCGCAACCAGGACACTTTGACCGCACCCTCGCCAAAGGTCCCAAAACCACAACCTGGATTTGGAACTTACATGCTAACGCCCACGATTTCGATACTCATACCAGCGATTTAGAAGACATATCCCGCAAGATTTTTGCTGCTCATTTTGGGCATCTAGCGGTGGTGTTTATTTGGTTAAGCGGCATGTATTTTCATGGTGCTCGCTTTTCCAATTTTGAAGCTTGGATGGCAAACCCAACTGGCATTAAACCGAGTGCCCAAGTTGTTTGGCCCATATTTGGCCAAGAAATTTTGAATGGAGATATGGGCGGTGGTTTCCACGGCATTCAAATCACATCTGGACTTTTCCAAATGTGGCGTGCTGCTGGTTTCACCAATACATTCCAATTGTATTGCACCGCTATTGGCGCTTTGGTAATGGCAGCACTCATGCTGTTCGCCGGTTGGTTCCACTATCACAAACGCGCTCCCAAACTGGAATGGTTCCAGAATACTCAGTCGATGTTAAATCATCACTTGGCTGGGCTTTTGGGTTTGGGTTCATTAGGTTGGACAGGACATCTAATCCATGTTTCCTTACCGACTAACAAGCTGTTGGATGCTGGAGTAGCTCTTAACGATATTCCTTTACCGCACGAGTTCATCTTGAATCCCAGTTTGATGAGCGAGTTGTATCCCCATGTAGATTGGGGCTTTGTGAAAGGTGTCCTGCCTTTCTTCACCTTGCAGTGGGAAAATTTTACTGACTTCCTCACCTTTAAGGGTGGTCTTAACCCTGTAACTGGTGGCTTGTGGTTGACAGATGTTGCACATCATCATTTGGCGATCGCGGTAATGTTCATCATTGCCGGTCACATGTATCGTACCAACTGGGGTATCGGTCACAGCATTAAAGAAATGCTGGATGATGCCAGAACTCCAAACATGCTGCCATTCTTGAGCTTTATTGGGCCTGTCGGTCACAAGGGTCTGTTTGAAGTCCTCACGACGTCCTGGCACGCTCAGCTATCAATCAATTTGGCAATGTTGGGTTCTCTGAGCATTATCATCGCCCATCACATGTATGCGATGCCGCCCTATCCCTATTTGGCAACAGACTATGCGACTGTGGTATCTCTATTCACTCACCATGTGTGGATTGGAGGCTTCCTGATTGTTGGCGGGGCAGCCCATGCAGCAATTTACATGGTGCGGGACTACGATCCAGAACAAAATTTCAATAATGTGCTGGATCGGGTACTACGCCATCGGGATGCAATTATTTCTCATCTTGCTTGGGTGTGTCAGTTCCTTGGCTTCCATAGCTTTGCTATGTATTGCCACAACGACACCATGCGGGCTTTTGGTCGTCCCCAAGATATGTTCTCAGATACGGGAATTCAACTACAGCCAGTGTTTGCCCAGTGGTTGCAACATATCCATACGATGACCATAGGAAATCCAGCTCTCCAAGTTGCTGCACCTTTGGGTGATGCTTTCGGTGGCTTGCGAAATTTGGAACTAACAGGATTGGGAACCGCAGCGCCTAATTTGCACGAGCCTGTCAGCTATGCTTTCGGTGGTGGTGTAGTGGCTGTGGGTGGCAAAGTGGCGATGATGCCCATTACCTTGGGTACAGCGGATTTCTTAATTCACCACATTCACGCCTTCACAATTCACGTCACTGTTCTAGTACTGCTGAAAGGGGTTTTATTTGCCCGCAGTTCCCGTTTAATTCCAGATAAAGCTAATTTAGGCTTCCGCTTCCCCTGCGATGGGCCGGGACGGGGTGGTACTTGCCAGGTGTCGGCTTGGGATCATGTATTCCTGGGTTTGTTCTGGATGTACAATTCTCTCAGTATGGTGATTTTCCACTTCTTCTGGAAGATGCAATCAGATGTCTGGGGGACGGTGGGAGCAGATGGGGTGGTCACTCACATCACTGGTGGAAACTTTGCGACTTCGTCAATAACGAATAACGGTTGGTTGCGTGATTTCCTTTGGGCGCAATCAACGCAAGTGATTACATCCTACAATACATCACTTTCGGCCTACGGCTTAATGTTCCTGGGCGGACACTTCATCTTTGGCTTTAGTCTGATGTTCTTATTCAGTGGTCGTGGCTACTGGCAAGAACTGATTGAATCGATAGTTTGGGCACACAACAAATTGAAAGTTGCCCCAGCTATTCAACCTCGTGCTTTGAGCATCATTCACGGTCGGGCTGTAGGGGTTGCTCATTACCTTTTAGGAGGAATTGTCACTACTTGGGCTTTCTTCCTGGCAAGAATGACGGCATTTGGATGA
- a CDS encoding LysR family transcriptional regulator, which translates to MQDTDWDDLRYFLAVARAESLSGAAKYLNVNYSTVLRRLGRLENRLRVRLFERLPSGYVMTPAGEILREQLRGVGDRIEAAQRQLTGLDLRLSGTIRLTSTDTLMHDLLMPHLVEFRKAHPGIQIQLAINNNFLSLSKREADVAVRPSNKPPEHLIGQRVGRIQTAVYASKTYLKRFTKRLSTEEPDWTDFDWVAPDEELAYLAQTKWMRQHVPEENIAMRVNSLAGMVEAVRHDMGVGLLLCLLAKPTRELVRVTEPIPKLDTQVWILTHPDLKSVTRVKALTDFLYARLTDSEFLIRNEQPTSAATPKRRMTK; encoded by the coding sequence ATGCAGGATACGGACTGGGACGATCTGCGGTATTTTCTGGCGGTGGCGCGGGCTGAATCGCTGTCGGGCGCCGCCAAGTACTTGAACGTCAATTACTCGACCGTGCTGCGCCGGCTTGGTCGGCTGGAGAACCGGCTGCGCGTGCGGCTCTTCGAGCGGCTGCCCAGCGGCTACGTCATGACGCCGGCGGGTGAGATCCTGCGCGAGCAGTTGCGCGGCGTAGGCGATCGGATCGAGGCGGCGCAGCGCCAGTTGACCGGTCTCGATCTACGGCTGTCCGGCACGATCCGGCTGACGAGCACCGACACCTTAATGCACGATCTGTTAATGCCTCACCTGGTCGAGTTCCGAAAGGCTCATCCAGGCATCCAAATACAGCTCGCGATCAACAACAACTTTTTGAGCCTGAGCAAACGCGAGGCTGATGTCGCGGTTCGGCCCTCGAACAAACCGCCTGAGCATCTGATCGGGCAAAGGGTTGGGCGTATCCAAACGGCGGTCTACGCATCCAAAACGTATCTCAAGAGATTTACCAAAAGGCTTTCTACAGAAGAGCCAGACTGGACCGACTTCGATTGGGTTGCTCCGGACGAAGAGCTAGCCTACCTGGCGCAGACCAAATGGATGCGACAGCACGTACCCGAGGAGAACATCGCGATGCGCGTGAACAGCTTGGCGGGCATGGTGGAGGCAGTGCGGCATGACATGGGTGTAGGCCTGCTGTTGTGTCTGCTGGCCAAACCGACGCGCGAACTCGTGCGAGTTACCGAGCCCATTCCGAAGCTGGATACCCAGGTCTGGATCCTGACGCATCCGGATCTTAAATCGGTTACCAGGGTTAAGGCACTTACTGATTTTCTGTACGCGCGGTTGACCGACTCAGAATTCTTGATCCGGAATGAGCAACCGACATCAGCAGCCACACCCAAGAGGCGAATGACGAAATAG
- a CDS encoding response regulator yields the protein MITRRILLIENENAIRELAQLCLETEAGWKVLTTAFSYEAIVKIETEQLDAILIDVDAFVCDQDLSITLQRLQSNPVTHHIPVILLTTVTTGEVSQMVKLGVRAAIAKPFDLMTLAKQVAEVLNWK from the coding sequence GTGATAACCCGGCGCATTTTACTGATTGAAAATGAAAACGCTATTCGGGAGTTAGCCCAGCTTTGCTTGGAAACAGAGGCAGGCTGGAAAGTGCTGACAACAGCATTCAGTTATGAAGCTATTGTTAAAATTGAGACAGAGCAACTCGATGCTATCCTCATAGATGTGGATGCTTTTGTCTGCGATCAAGACTTGTCTATAACCTTGCAACGACTACAGAGCAACCCTGTAACCCATCATATTCCTGTAATTTTATTAACAACTGTAACAACTGGGGAGGTATCCCAGATGGTAAAACTTGGGGTGAGGGCTGCGATCGCTAAACCTTTTGATTTAATGACTCTGGCCAAACAAGTAGCTGAAGTGCTGAATTGGAAATAG
- a CDS encoding photosystem I reaction center subunit XI, which produces MSNTVDTVDQDIIKPYKGDPCLGNLSTPINDSPLARAFINNLPAYRKGLTPFMRGLEIGIAHGYFLVGPEVVVGPLRESAHGANLSGLITAIYIAVSACLGISIFAITTFQGNPKGSYSSYSKDSLRPLRTREEWSQLNGGIFLGAMAGAIFAYLLLENFDSLDAILRGAVNVSYLSF; this is translated from the coding sequence ATGTCTAATACAGTTGATACAGTTGATCAAGATATAATAAAACCCTACAAAGGCGATCCATGCCTTGGTAATCTATCCACCCCTATTAATGATTCTCCTTTAGCTAGAGCTTTCATTAATAATTTACCTGCCTATCGTAAAGGGTTAACTCCTTTCATGCGGGGACTCGAAATTGGTATAGCTCATGGTTATTTTCTTGTAGGGCCAGAGGTTGTAGTTGGACCTTTACGGGAATCAGCACATGGAGCAAATCTCAGTGGATTAATCACTGCCATATATATAGCTGTATCTGCTTGTTTAGGAATTTCCATTTTTGCGATTACAACATTCCAAGGAAATCCGAAAGGTTCTTATAGTTCTTATTCCAAAGACTCATTAAGACCGTTGAGAACTCGTGAAGAATGGAGCCAATTAAATGGCGGAATTTTTCTTGGTGCAATGGCTGGTGCAATATTTGCATATTTGCTGCTCGAAAACTTTGACTCTTTGGATGCCATCCTCAGAGGAGCAGTTAATGTTAGCTACCTGTCGTTTTAG